From Nitrosopumilus zosterae, the proteins below share one genomic window:
- a CDS encoding metal ABC transporter ATP-binding protein — protein sequence MLKIVEIENLTVQYPDVKALDDVSFEVNQGDFLGIIGPNGAGKSTLFDVMLGLNTKYKGTIKFFGEDIKKSKEYLKEIGYVPQKPIFEKNFPVTVIDVVRMGLRNETDENKIDEVLQQLWIHELRNRRIGDLSEGQQQRVFIAKALITNPKILILDEPVTGIDQQNIDLFYSILRELNSKRKITIIWSSHDLDAVNQLANHVACLNRTLFFHGESEKFFSNDELIKQYSEASMQEHMHHH from the coding sequence ATGTTGAAAATAGTTGAGATTGAAAATCTGACTGTTCAATATCCTGATGTTAAAGCATTAGATGATGTTAGCTTTGAGGTAAATCAGGGAGATTTTCTAGGCATAATTGGTCCTAACGGAGCGGGAAAATCTACGCTTTTTGATGTCATGTTGGGGCTAAATACAAAATACAAAGGAACCATCAAATTTTTTGGTGAAGATATTAAAAAATCAAAAGAATATCTTAAAGAAATTGGATATGTCCCACAAAAACCAATTTTTGAAAAAAATTTTCCAGTTACAGTGATTGATGTTGTGAGAATGGGACTAAGAAATGAAACAGATGAAAATAAGATTGATGAAGTTTTACAGCAATTATGGATTCATGAATTAAGAAATAGAAGAATTGGTGATCTATCTGAAGGTCAACAACAACGAGTTTTCATTGCAAAAGCTTTGATTACAAATCCAAAAATTCTGATATTAGATGAACCTGTTACAGGAATTGATCAACAAAACATTGATTTGTTTTACAGTATTCTTCGAGAATTAAACTCTAAACGAAAAATTACTATAATTTGGTCATCACATGATTTGGATGCAGTAAATCAACTAGCAAATCATGTGGCATGCCTAAACAGAACTCTGTTTTTCCATGGGGAATCAGAGAAATTCTTTTCAAATGACGAACTAATCAAACAATATTCTGAAGCATCGATGCAGGAACATATGCATCATCACTGA
- a CDS encoding PEFG-CTERM sorting domain-containing protein has protein sequence MSIRKYGILVFLTYLVFPASNVYGHGFGIDTISSIDIQGKELSISVEMPMYFENTQEQITITATEKETKENAKNVTFLIGLFHENEMIFRNYFFADNGILQIKVTPTQEEKITIHGEQDSLLGAWHGTESNPIEVTGPLFDSGGLYNFEIEVRTIDEPTNIIENSGIYNADLSLIEIISFIQKDSENNDVEFRSKSYFDTVSNFKYDFVAKEVTFEMPFDWSEKQISHIPVVHVETHLPKDFVEFLSPSYSAYVNGVELFKSSISVDDYTEDDERIIHLVLLQDHLRYLKNEMKKLDEPITENMVFRISASENTAFPLEAYTKSEDFKVNLSWDPLKVEPGIDTNFIFTIRDGKTNDPLRNSDYTFVLIQNGREIHRVSGTAQIGGEFEKFMFTDDQTGPTIIKFENIRNTGQETEFALVVVPEFGTITLLILVISIMSIVFVSRRNPLAI, from the coding sequence ATGTCTATTAGAAAATACGGTATCTTGGTCTTTTTGACATATTTAGTATTTCCAGCAAGTAATGTCTATGGACATGGATTTGGGATTGATACAATTTCATCCATAGATATTCAGGGAAAAGAATTATCAATTTCCGTAGAGATGCCAATGTATTTTGAAAATACACAGGAACAAATTACAATCACTGCAACTGAAAAAGAAACAAAAGAAAATGCAAAAAATGTAACATTTCTAATTGGATTATTTCATGAGAATGAAATGATTTTTAGAAATTATTTTTTTGCTGATAATGGAATTTTACAAATTAAGGTAACGCCAACACAAGAAGAAAAAATTACAATTCATGGGGAACAAGACTCTTTACTTGGAGCTTGGCATGGAACTGAATCTAATCCTATAGAAGTCACTGGTCCATTATTTGATTCAGGAGGTCTATACAATTTTGAAATTGAGGTCAGAACTATTGATGAACCCACAAACATCATAGAGAATTCTGGTATTTATAATGCTGATTTGAGTTTGATTGAGATTATCTCTTTTATTCAAAAGGATTCTGAAAACAATGATGTAGAATTTCGTTCAAAGTCATATTTTGATACAGTTTCTAATTTCAAGTATGATTTTGTGGCTAAAGAAGTTACATTTGAAATGCCATTTGATTGGAGTGAGAAACAAATATCTCACATACCTGTAGTTCATGTAGAAACTCATTTACCAAAAGATTTTGTAGAATTTCTTTCTCCCAGCTATTCTGCATATGTAAATGGTGTCGAACTATTCAAATCCTCAATATCTGTTGATGATTATACAGAGGATGATGAAAGAATAATTCATCTTGTTTTATTACAAGATCATTTAAGATATTTGAAAAATGAAATGAAAAAATTAGATGAACCAATAACAGAAAATATGGTATTTAGAATATCTGCTAGTGAGAACACTGCATTTCCGCTGGAAGCGTATACAAAAAGTGAGGACTTTAAGGTAAATCTTTCATGGGATCCGTTAAAAGTAGAACCTGGAATTGACACGAATTTTATTTTCACTATTAGAGACGGTAAAACAAATGATCCTTTACGAAATTCTGATTATACATTTGTCCTAATTCAAAATGGTAGAGAGATTCATCGTGTATCTGGAACTGCTCAAATAGGTGGAGAATTTGAAAAATTTATGTTTACTGACGATCAAACAGGTCCTACAATAATTAAATTTGAAAACATTAGAAATACAGGACAAGAAACTGAATTTGCACTAGTTGTAGTACCAGAATTTGGAACTATTACATTATTGATATTAGTAATTTCAATAATGAGTATTGTTTTTGTTAGTAGAAGAAATCCACTAGCAATCTAA
- a CDS encoding CopG family ribbon-helix-helix protein: MPIVSISLNDEILSELDKLQTTMGFSGRSEAIRAGIRSFVSEEKQKADLSGNIHAILLVVHNDEFDHVVSGITHNFEDLITTHLHSKIEKEKCMELFLINGDAEKVSTITKDFQTNKNMDTVKLVAL; this comes from the coding sequence ATGCCAATAGTCTCAATCTCCCTAAACGATGAAATTCTCTCAGAACTAGACAAGCTGCAAACAACTATGGGGTTTTCCGGGAGATCGGAGGCAATCAGAGCTGGAATCAGATCATTTGTTTCTGAAGAAAAACAAAAAGCAGATTTATCTGGAAACATTCACGCAATTCTTTTGGTTGTACATAATGATGAATTTGATCATGTGGTTTCAGGAATAACACATAATTTTGAAGATTTAATCACAACGCATCTTCATAGTAAAATCGAGAAAGAAAAATGCATGGAACTCTTTTTGATCAATGGTGATGCAGAAAAAGTTTCTACGATTACAAAAGATTTTCAGACTAACAAAAACATGGATACTGTAAAGCTAGTAGCGCTTTAG
- the pyrB gene encoding aspartate carbamoyltransferase, with the protein MNQFYQKDIISIKDFDKNSLETIFSATDKIMQLDPSDRREICKGKTLGYLFYEPSTRTRLSFDAAMASVGGNSLGISNMSSSSTQKGESLADTVRVMSIYSDVLVLRHTLDGSSRFAAEVSEKPVINAGSGTEEHPTQAIQDLFTIKKEKRKIDGLKIGIVGDLKYGRTVYSLLYGLGNYDVDVHLISPESLKIRSDSVYEIKKRLDFAESTDITETIDEFDVLYVTRIQKERFPDEEEYLKVKGSYVVGLDLIKQMKDDAIILHPLPRIDEISADVDKTKNAKYFEQAEYGKYTRAAILGLILNENGF; encoded by the coding sequence ATGAACCAATTCTATCAAAAAGATATAATCTCGATTAAGGATTTTGACAAAAATTCACTAGAAACAATATTTTCAGCAACTGACAAAATCATGCAACTAGACCCATCTGATAGACGAGAAATTTGCAAGGGAAAGACTTTGGGATATTTGTTTTATGAACCTAGTACTAGAACTCGTCTCAGTTTTGATGCTGCTATGGCATCTGTTGGTGGAAATTCATTGGGCATCTCAAATATGTCTTCGTCTTCTACTCAAAAGGGTGAAAGCCTAGCTGATACTGTACGAGTAATGTCAATTTATTCTGATGTTCTTGTATTGAGACATACTCTTGATGGTTCAAGCAGATTTGCAGCGGAAGTTTCTGAGAAACCTGTAATCAATGCTGGTAGCGGAACAGAAGAACATCCTACTCAGGCAATTCAAGACCTGTTTACAATAAAAAAAGAAAAGAGAAAGATTGATGGTCTCAAGATAGGAATTGTTGGTGATCTAAAGTATGGTAGAACAGTTTACTCTTTGCTTTATGGACTTGGAAATTATGACGTTGATGTCCACCTAATTTCTCCTGAATCATTAAAAATTAGATCTGACTCTGTATATGAAATTAAAAAGAGGTTAGACTTTGCTGAATCAACTGACATTACAGAGACAATAGATGAATTTGATGTTCTTTATGTTACAAGAATTCAAAAAGAAAGATTTCCTGATGAAGAGGAATATCTCAAAGTTAAAGGAAGCTATGTAGTTGGACTAGACTTGATAAAACAGATGAAAGATGATGCAATAATTTTACATCCGCTTCCAAGAATAGATGAAATCTCAGCGGATGTTGATAAGACAAAAAATGCAAAGTACTTTGAGCAAGCAGAATATGGAAAATACACACGCGCAGCAATTTTGGGCTTGATTCTCAATGAAAATGGATTTTAA
- a CDS encoding V-type ATP synthase subunit D: MSFGQNVAATKIELFKYKKSTQIAVMVQQILDDKRKVLLKNIEEMIQEASKARGGIWEPLQDIYKSVNEAYLALGTNTVDSVAESTPPVMEVELHVRRVVDVKIPALTVTEKDTKSMPYGFADTNSSIDRASKQIKELMPKICKAAEYENSIFSLAKALEKTQKLLNALENVIVPQYKENIRFILSTLEEREREEFAKLKKVKEKMESGK; this comes from the coding sequence ATGTCATTTGGACAAAACGTTGCAGCAACAAAAATTGAGCTTTTTAAATATAAAAAATCGACTCAAATCGCTGTAATGGTCCAGCAAATTTTAGATGATAAACGTAAAGTTCTCTTAAAAAATATTGAAGAGATGATTCAAGAAGCATCTAAAGCAAGGGGTGGAATTTGGGAACCATTACAAGATATTTACAAATCAGTTAACGAAGCATATCTGGCATTAGGTACTAACACTGTTGACTCTGTTGCAGAATCAACACCACCTGTAATGGAAGTAGAACTTCATGTTAGAAGAGTCGTTGATGTAAAAATTCCTGCACTTACAGTTACTGAAAAAGATACAAAATCAATGCCTTATGGATTTGCAGACACCAATTCTTCAATTGACAGAGCATCAAAACAAATCAAAGAATTGATGCCGAAAATTTGTAAAGCAGCAGAATATGAAAATTCAATTTTTAGTCTTGCAAAAGCGTTAGAAAAAACTCAAAAATTATTAAATGCGCTTGAAAATGTCATTGTTCCTCAATACAAAGAAAACATCCGATTTATTCTCTCTACTCTAGAGGAAAGAGAAAGAGAAGAATTCGCAAAGTTAAAAAAAGTGAAAGAAAAGATGGAAAGTGGAAAATAA
- the pyrI gene encoding aspartate carbamoyltransferase regulatory subunit: MEQSELMVRRIKEGTVIDHIDGGKGLQVLSALRIDGRDGELITIALNVPSGKFKKKDIIKIENKFLKDDDTNKLAVIAPKATINMIKDFKLVEKRRVSLPNEIDRIFRCSNPDCITNSTEHIESIMDVIDKEGRVLKCRYCARVLDVNKLKYN; encoded by the coding sequence ATGGAACAGTCCGAACTTATGGTTCGACGAATCAAAGAAGGCACTGTAATTGACCATATTGATGGAGGCAAGGGCCTTCAGGTGCTCAGCGCTTTAAGAATTGATGGTAGAGACGGGGAATTAATTACCATAGCACTTAATGTTCCAAGTGGTAAATTTAAGAAAAAAGACATTATAAAAATAGAAAACAAATTCCTAAAAGATGACGACACAAACAAGCTAGCCGTTATTGCTCCAAAAGCTACCATCAATATGATAAAAGATTTCAAGCTTGTTGAGAAAAGAAGAGTTTCACTTCCAAATGAAATAGACAGAATATTTCGTTGTTCCAATCCTGATTGCATTACAAATAGTACCGAACACATTGAATCAATTATGGATGTTATTGACAAAGAAGGCAGAGTACTCAAATGCAGATACTGTGCACGAGTTTTGGATGTAAACAAGCTAAAATACAATTGA
- a CDS encoding metal ABC transporter substrate-binding protein: MNIQIKMAIIAIAIIIPLSSLVVYGTDSKPQLSNTNNSKLQVISSFNPLYEFSQNVGQEKVDVTLLIPVGVEPHDWEPTVKDVQRMQNADLIIINGIGFENWVDNLEDTGYSGEIIDTSNGILIKTDEISSVSGDPHIWLNPVYAKIQVQNIANAFSNSDPANEQYYQSNAAKYIEELDLLDSKIRNELSDCNNNFISFHDAFSYFADEYNLNQHTIISSNDPHGEATAKTLENIISTAKNLNINIIFAEESVDTRTSTIIANEIGGKVLVLSPLEVVTDGTYISRMTENLENLKEALC, from the coding sequence GTGAATATTCAGATAAAAATGGCAATAATTGCAATTGCAATAATAATTCCATTAAGCTCACTTGTCGTGTATGGAACTGATTCCAAACCACAATTATCAAATACGAATAATTCAAAACTCCAAGTAATTTCATCATTTAACCCGCTTTACGAATTTTCACAAAATGTCGGACAAGAAAAAGTTGATGTTACATTACTTATTCCAGTAGGAGTTGAGCCTCATGATTGGGAACCAACTGTTAAAGATGTTCAAAGAATGCAAAATGCAGATCTAATCATTATCAATGGAATTGGATTTGAAAATTGGGTTGATAATTTGGAAGATACAGGTTATTCTGGTGAGATAATTGATACAAGTAATGGAATTTTAATCAAGACTGATGAAATTTCTTCAGTTTCTGGAGACCCACATATTTGGTTAAATCCTGTTTATGCAAAAATTCAGGTACAGAATATTGCAAATGCGTTTTCTAATTCTGATCCTGCCAATGAACAATATTATCAATCAAATGCTGCAAAATACATTGAAGAATTAGATCTACTTGACTCAAAAATTCGAAATGAATTATCTGATTGCAATAATAACTTTATATCTTTTCATGATGCATTTTCATATTTTGCAGATGAATACAATCTAAATCAACATACAATAATTTCATCTAATGACCCACATGGAGAAGCTACTGCAAAAACATTAGAAAATATTATTTCCACTGCTAAAAACCTTAACATTAACATAATTTTTGCAGAAGAAAGTGTAGACACTAGAACATCCACAATAATTGCAAATGAGATAGGTGGCAAAGTTTTAGTTCTGTCCCCCCTTGAAGTTGTAACTGATGGGACTTACATTTCTCGTATGACTGAAAATCTTGAAAATCTAAAGGAGGCATTATGTTGA
- a CDS encoding LON peptidase substrate-binding domain-containing protein, whose amino-acid sequence MTQTRVIPIFPLDLVLFPRQELPLRIFEPRYKQLVDDCMIGDGQFGVCLLDENNTVKGWNSPKLVGTIAKITKCEDIELDGLQLHIETIGRNSFKIRKIIPPSISQPENYDPLSVEGHQEISDIHEKIGTEEKMYIQAEVEMIPEIDENISLEKWEKLVELWKKKIINQALPQVVEPHALDHVLEQYYLTTDTPTIDYIYSLSALGAKDPNELQPILEATTMDDLIQKVEELLTVK is encoded by the coding sequence TTGACACAAACAAGAGTAATTCCTATCTTTCCTTTAGATTTAGTGTTATTTCCGCGACAAGAATTGCCTCTACGAATTTTTGAGCCACGCTACAAACAGTTAGTTGACGATTGCATGATAGGTGATGGTCAGTTTGGTGTTTGCTTGCTTGATGAAAATAATACTGTAAAAGGTTGGAATTCTCCTAAATTAGTTGGAACAATTGCCAAGATTACAAAATGTGAAGACATTGAACTTGATGGATTGCAACTACACATTGAAACTATAGGAAGAAATTCATTTAAAATAAGAAAAATTATTCCGCCATCAATTTCACAACCTGAAAACTATGATCCACTATCAGTTGAAGGACATCAGGAAATATCTGATATTCATGAAAAGATTGGAACGGAAGAGAAAATGTACATTCAAGCAGAGGTTGAAATGATTCCGGAAATTGATGAAAACATTTCATTAGAAAAATGGGAGAAACTAGTTGAATTATGGAAAAAGAAAATTATTAATCAGGCATTACCTCAAGTTGTAGAACCACACGCTTTGGACCATGTTTTAGAGCAATACTATCTAACTACTGACACTCCAACAATTGATTACATCTACTCATTATCTGCACTTGGTGCAAAAGATCCAAATGAGCTTCAACCAATTTTAGAAGCAACAACCATGGATGACTTGATTCAAAAAGTTGAAGAATTACTTACAGTGAAATAA
- a CDS encoding virginiamycin B lyase family protein — MKKIAIILLILSSVSIPFVYAHPFTEETIPSLASSSPAGTTEVIVYYSERVDIDFSEIKVFDSEGNQIDNKDTSYYEGEVSLIVTTPPLEDGIYTASTKVLSKVDGHLVPSAFLFAVGDVEIDPSLLDQERPSEIIFLPEAGARFPGIIGQTIVLGAVIASLMIWGTQNKQLIKEELEKIENFHHGKFMSITGIGLMLVFISDILMLAIQTIRLEISPIVVIGTDFGTIWLARMIITIILLGIWFGMDKRKSLSKKNQIPMLIVSLGLISTTSLIGHGAATGQMAPLVLDYIHNLVAAVWIGGIFYFVFALLPTFSQLREKNREKMSLLLIPRFSIAFIISVGIVIITGPTLMWFLESDVGLITESVYGQLIILKITIAAMMIGLGGFFQFKVQKNAEKNFQSGKISVHRKLKRSLKVDVTLGIVLLGIVALLANGTLPAGEIQKVDAQEVVYGFKTIEFTENVKFDIDISPFSSGTNTILVKVSDFEGNQLYDSNQLKVKVSNPSKAISPIEVPMELIKQNEGKPLEFQGELTFGFSGEWLVEIEAQRTENASESKLLNLLVKPRLGDIQTQIIEYELPDKDAKPLFPIYDGHNSIWISDANASRIWQFSLDSQKFSSYSFDGLVTTFLTQDNKGRIWFVDPPRNQIGFIDTQTKQITTKTIPKLDPVISDNTPLFIKADFDGNIWITIINKDRIVKYSPETDEFEEIVLSGKENLPFALTIDNDGKIWYSTTGAGKIGYIEPKTNKITEFSAEPPLQGPEALLFDDDGNLWIAEHTGLGIAKFNPVLETFDRISIPNEEALPFGMTLDKYGNIWFAQHTVDKIGAYDPDNNNLIEVPVPTESTFVQFMTSDGDDNVWFVEQQANKIGTVKITETPVIASQIQTTGGSELKYTEIASPLIALGIIATSLFYVKSIQDKRRLNSLINS, encoded by the coding sequence ATGAAAAAAATTGCAATTATTTTACTAATTTTATCATCAGTATCTATCCCATTTGTATATGCACATCCATTTACAGAAGAAACAATTCCTAGTTTAGCATCAAGTTCGCCTGCAGGAACTACAGAAGTAATTGTATATTATTCAGAACGAGTTGATATTGATTTTAGTGAAATCAAAGTATTTGATAGCGAAGGGAATCAAATTGACAATAAGGACACCAGTTACTATGAAGGAGAAGTATCCTTAATTGTTACAACACCACCTCTGGAAGATGGAATTTACACTGCATCTACCAAAGTGTTATCCAAAGTTGATGGACATCTTGTTCCAAGTGCATTTTTGTTTGCAGTAGGAGATGTTGAAATTGATCCTTCTTTGTTAGATCAAGAAAGACCATCAGAAATTATATTTTTACCAGAAGCAGGTGCAAGATTTCCAGGAATTATAGGTCAAACTATTGTTTTAGGTGCAGTTATTGCATCACTAATGATTTGGGGAACACAAAACAAACAACTAATCAAAGAAGAATTAGAAAAAATAGAAAACTTTCATCATGGAAAATTCATGTCTATTACTGGAATTGGATTAATGCTTGTTTTCATTTCAGATATTCTCATGTTAGCAATTCAAACTATCAGACTAGAGATATCACCAATAGTTGTGATAGGAACAGACTTTGGAACAATATGGCTAGCTAGGATGATTATTACAATAATTTTACTTGGTATTTGGTTTGGAATGGATAAAAGAAAATCTCTATCAAAGAAAAATCAGATTCCAATGCTAATAGTTTCGTTGGGATTAATTTCAACTACAAGTTTGATTGGGCATGGCGCAGCAACTGGTCAAATGGCACCGCTGGTATTAGATTACATTCACAATCTGGTTGCAGCAGTGTGGATAGGAGGAATTTTCTATTTTGTATTTGCGTTGCTTCCAACATTTTCTCAGTTACGAGAAAAAAATCGAGAGAAGATGAGTCTTTTGTTAATTCCTAGATTTTCAATAGCATTCATAATTTCAGTAGGAATTGTCATAATAACAGGACCAACTTTGATGTGGTTCTTAGAAAGTGATGTAGGATTAATCACAGAATCAGTATATGGTCAATTGATTATTCTTAAAATTACAATTGCTGCAATGATGATTGGATTGGGAGGATTTTTCCAGTTTAAAGTTCAAAAAAATGCAGAAAAAAATTTTCAGTCAGGAAAGATCTCAGTTCACAGAAAACTAAAAAGATCACTCAAGGTTGATGTGACCTTAGGAATTGTTCTTCTCGGAATAGTTGCACTTTTAGCTAATGGGACATTGCCAGCTGGTGAAATTCAGAAAGTTGACGCTCAAGAGGTAGTATATGGATTTAAGACAATCGAATTTACTGAAAATGTAAAATTTGATATTGACATTTCTCCATTTTCAAGCGGAACAAACACAATTTTAGTTAAAGTTAGTGACTTTGAAGGAAATCAACTATACGATTCAAATCAACTCAAAGTAAAGGTTTCAAATCCATCTAAGGCTATTTCCCCAATTGAAGTTCCTATGGAATTAATAAAACAAAATGAAGGCAAACCATTAGAATTCCAAGGAGAATTGACATTTGGATTTTCAGGAGAATGGCTAGTAGAGATTGAAGCTCAAAGAACAGAGAATGCAAGTGAGTCAAAGCTTTTGAATTTGCTTGTAAAGCCAAGACTTGGAGACATTCAAACACAAATTATTGAATACGAACTTCCAGACAAAGATGCAAAACCATTATTCCCAATATATGATGGTCATAATTCAATTTGGATAAGTGATGCAAATGCATCACGAATATGGCAATTCTCACTTGATTCTCAAAAATTTTCATCATACTCATTTGATGGACTTGTCACAACATTCCTCACACAAGATAATAAAGGAAGAATTTGGTTTGTGGATCCGCCTAGAAATCAAATTGGATTCATAGATACTCAAACCAAACAAATCACAACAAAAACAATCCCAAAACTAGATCCTGTGATTTCAGATAATACACCATTATTTATCAAGGCAGATTTTGACGGAAACATCTGGATTACTATCATTAACAAAGACAGAATTGTAAAATATTCTCCAGAAACTGATGAATTTGAAGAAATTGTTTTGTCTGGAAAAGAAAACTTGCCATTTGCATTAACAATTGATAATGATGGAAAAATATGGTATTCAACAACAGGTGCAGGAAAAATTGGATATATTGAGCCTAAAACTAATAAGATAACAGAATTTTCAGCTGAACCCCCATTACAAGGTCCCGAGGCTTTACTCTTTGATGACGATGGAAACCTCTGGATTGCAGAACATACAGGATTAGGCATTGCCAAATTTAATCCAGTTTTGGAAACATTCGATAGAATTTCAATTCCCAATGAAGAAGCATTACCATTTGGAATGACATTGGATAAATATGGAAATATTTGGTTTGCACAACATACAGTAGACAAGATTGGAGCATATGATCCAGACAACAATAATTTGATTGAAGTTCCAGTACCAACTGAATCAACATTTGTTCAATTCATGACATCAGATGGAGATGATAATGTGTGGTTTGTTGAACAACAAGCAAACAAAATAGGAACAGTGAAAATTACGGAAACCCCTGTTATTGCATCACAAATACAAACAACAGGTGGATCAGAACTAAAATACACAGAAATTGCATCACCACTTATTGCATTAGGAATTATTGCAACGTCTTTATTCTATGTAAAAAGCATACAAGATAAAAGAAGATTAAATTCTTTGATCAATTCTTAG
- a CDS encoding ATP synthase subunit C gives MLLLAASAISILGSTGVAFAQEDGASNGDSMKLLGAGLAFGIAAGGAGIGLGQVGAAGLAVISENPALQSKVFIFVGMVESIAIYGIVMMFIILGQ, from the coding sequence ATGTTACTTTTGGCAGCATCAGCAATTTCAATTCTAGGTTCAACTGGAGTTGCATTTGCTCAAGAAGATGGTGCATCTAATGGTGACTCTATGAAACTCCTCGGTGCTGGTTTAGCATTTGGTATTGCAGCAGGTGGAGCAGGAATAGGTCTTGGTCAAGTAGGTGCAGCAGGTCTTGCAGTCATTAGTGAGAACCCAGCTTTACAATCTAAGGTGTTCATCTTCGTAGGTATGGTCGAATCAATCGCAATCTACGGTATAGTTATGATGTTTATCATCTTAGGACAATAG
- a CDS encoding metal ABC transporter permease: MHRALISGIAIAILCSVVGLFLVLRRYSLFGDAIAHSSFGGIALGLLAGIYPLWTAYGVSIASALVITKIKNRYNISGDASIAVLLSSGIAVGLVIIGLSGGFTIDIFSFLFGSILLVSVNDTVLILALTGGILIVILLLYRQILYSTFNEEQAKVSGIPVEKINYLIVFMAGITVVTSIQLVGVLLISALFVIPNVTAIMYGKGFKQTAIISMSFSIFSVVVGILLSYIFDITPAGTIVLLAISLLAGTMGIKSSGLLSKN, translated from the coding sequence ATGCATAGAGCACTAATTTCTGGGATTGCAATAGCAATTCTTTGCTCAGTTGTTGGATTATTCCTAGTTTTGAGACGTTATTCCTTATTTGGGGATGCCATAGCTCATTCATCATTTGGTGGAATTGCACTAGGATTGCTAGCTGGCATTTATCCATTATGGACAGCATATGGAGTTTCAATTGCGAGTGCATTAGTTATCACAAAAATTAAAAATCGATACAACATTTCAGGTGATGCATCAATTGCAGTTCTTTTATCCTCAGGCATTGCAGTTGGTCTTGTAATTATTGGGTTATCAGGTGGTTTTACAATTGATATCTTTAGTTTCCTGTTTGGAAGCATTCTGCTAGTTAGTGTGAACGATACTGTTCTAATTTTGGCATTAACTGGAGGAATTTTAATTGTAATTTTATTACTTTATCGTCAAATTCTTTATTCAACATTTAATGAAGAGCAGGCCAAAGTAAGCGGAATTCCAGTTGAGAAAATAAACTATCTAATTGTCTTCATGGCAGGAATTACTGTAGTTACATCAATACAACTTGTAGGCGTGTTGTTAATTTCAGCTCTATTTGTAATTCCAAATGTTACTGCAATTATGTATGGCAAAGGATTCAAACAAACTGCGATAATTTCCATGAGTTTCTCTATATTTTCTGTAGTTGTAGGAATTTTATTGTCTTACATATTCGATATAACTCCTGCAGGAACTATTGTTTTATTGGCAATTAGTTTACTTGCAGGAACTATGGGAATAAAATCATCTGGATTGTTATCTAAGAATTGA